In the Silene latifolia isolate original U9 population chromosome 1, ASM4854445v1, whole genome shotgun sequence genome, GGAGTGAAATTGACAAGTTAACATATACTAGTAGTAGGAGTAATTAAAGTAGCAATTGATGAAGTAACTAGAGGTAAGTGTATTGGAATTTTGAGTCACTTTCCTTAAACAAGAGTTTAGGGAAATGTTTGGTGGCCACTTTAATTGTTTGGTAGTGCTATATGTTAACTATAGAAACTACTTATTGTTTGGTGATAATAaattacaagtatgattaaagATCCAACAATTTAATTTTCTTTCAATAATTGTGTTTAATTGATGCACTATTTATTTTTTCTAAAttctactccctctgtcccgatcATGGACAATAGTGCAATAAGATGATCAAATTATCATTACAAAACCTTCCCacaatagaaaggtaaacaaatgaataacacATCCTAAagtggaataggtaaacaaattatCAGGACGAATGAAGTATTATTTTATTAATGTAGAATTTTGTGAGTGCGGTGAAGTTAATTTCATTAATTATCGAGTGGTACAAACTCATTTTCTTATTAAAAAATCGGGATTTGTGAACCCATTTTCATACTGCAGAGAAGACGCAATAAAAAAGCAGCTAAATGTCATAAATCTTAACTAAGATGAGTGTAGCTCACTCTGTGAAGCTCTAATGACAGCAAAAGGTAAATTGAGCAAAAAAATGTTTGGAATTTAATAAATTCAGAGGTCTGTATATCAATATCCAGTTAATGTGATTGCAAGTACTATACAACAGCTGCTATGTACATGTAAACTGCAGCAATCGACTCCACGAGATCCATGTGAGGCCATTTACAGAGGCCGCTTTCAACATGGCATGTAACGACAAGCTAGCTGATGAAGTTCAAAACGATGGTGCCAAAACTGTCCAAGAAGGTTACCAGTATATGTCACCTGCAAGCACAAGAAGACCATCAAGAATTGCAGTACTTCGCAATAAAATGAAATAGAATCACAAATTAATAAAAATTACCACGAATAACACAAACACAGGATCATGAATCAACACCCGGGTCCAGACCCTTTGAATTCATCATCACATTTGAGTCGATTTGTTTGTCAAACTTCTTCCTCCTCCGTGCCTCGAATTCTCCATAGCCTTCCATCTAATGTGCAAAATAAATAACAAGTATATTACCCACAGAACTTAAATGGTTACGTTCTTTCAGTGAGAAAGAGGTCCTATACACTACAAATTGGGAAGATACATGCCTGCTGAAACTGGTCCATAGATAGAGGGTTGTTGTGCAAGGATATACTCTGCAGAGCTACACATTCTTTGAGAATTGTTGAAGGCATCTACACATAAAACAATATATAAAGATAAATAAAAGTCTAATCAAAACTCGGTCAGAATATGCTCAAAATAGAACTATTAGTTTACTAAAACCCATATTTTGCCAACATACAGGCTGGAATCCCGCGTTTCCACTCACATACAATTAAaagttaaaaactaaatttataAAAAAGTTGGCAGATTAAATGACTGAATGGAAATAGTTGCTGATATTATATGCAGTATATTTGAACAAGAGAAAAAGAAGCTGATACGTGCAAGCAGAGCCACCTTACCTGTTTCACTTTGTTGTTATCCAAAGAAAGCGACTTCAAATGAATAAGATTACAAACTGATTGAGGAAGATCGTCAATGGAATTATCTGCAGATCGAAGATAGACATGAAAAGGGATCCATTACAAAATTTCACAACTGCAAGTTGAAAAGAAAGGGAGCCTGACAGTCAGAACGAGGAACCAAAAAACACAAAACTAGGCTGTACCCATGATCTTAGAAAGTCAGTGGAATAACATAATAACATATCATTACATTCTTGTCAATGCTTACAGGATATTGTAGTCTCTATCCGAAATACACACTAATGTGCAAAGTGCCAGACTGCCAGGCATCATTTAACATCAGTGAAACAGCCAGTCACTGCTTTTTAAGGGAAGATCTTATCAGCCAAGTTCCCTTTAACGACTCTTTAAGAAATGAAACTGTAATCCTCCTGACTCGTAGTCATGTACTATACTAATGGCAGTTGCTGCTCTCATGAAAATTCAAATATAGCTTACTATTGTGCAATAAAGTGGTTTCTGAAATTGAAAAAGAGAAGAGCTACACAGTATCCATATTTACCATTCTCACGCAAAAGGCTGAAGATAACCATTGCACAGCTTTAAATTTAAATTGAAAGAAAACGAATTGACTCCAATAATGCTCTAGCGAATGATAAAAATAAAAGCAAGTACAAGCTATCTTTATAACTGAAAGTCTATGCCTGTTTACAGCGCTAGCATATATCTTAGAGGCTGAGTTGTTGACTACCAGCCATAAAAAAAGATAAACATACCATTTGCCTGAAGCTCCTCAAGAGCAAAGCAGCTCCCAATGGATTCAGGAAGATATGTTATTTGGTTATTTGAAGCATTTAGAAGCTTTAACTGCAAAAATTAGACCAAATATAAAGATGGTTAAGTAGTTTTTTttaaaaaggtaaaaaaaaaggaaaaaaaaaaacagaaaataatgAACAAAACGTCAAATAAATTGTGGGGCATCCAGGGTACTTTCGAAGTATCCGAAccataaaaaaatgaaaactatTACGCATAAAAAGTACGTAGGAAACAACAAATAAGAAAATATTAGGAAAGAAGAAAATAGAAGTCACGATTCCATGTATTATCCGGATACTTACATTTCTTAGACTGCCCAGAGTTTCAGGTAAGTAAGTCAGCAAATTCCGAGATACTGATAACTGCTCAAGTCGTATCAGCTGCCCCACTAATAAACAGACCTCATCAACAAATAAGCACAGTGATATCACAGGCATAAAACTTAACACTTATAATAGAGTAAGTAAATCTTACATTCATCAGGCAAGCCAGTAAGCCGATTGCCGTCAAGTGTCATTATTTTCAGGGATTGGAGTTTCCCCAAGTTCATTGGAAGACGCTCAACAAGATTATCTGCTATTATCTGCATAAAAAAAGGTACAAGATAAACCATTACTTTCCCCAAAATTATTGGTTGCTAAAatcttgcaaaagagaaataAGATGGCAGAACAACAATGACAAAGCTCAAAGGGAGTCAACAGGATAGCATGCTTTTCCAATAAGAGAAGAAACCCATAGAGAAGAGTAAGTATAAGATGTTGACGTGAAGTGCCTAGTCTGATCAACATGATAAAGATGCACAACAACGCTAAAGATCAGTTGCAAAATCAGAATGATTCCAGCTAGGGGTGGTAATGAGACGAGACACCTCGTGAGCAACTCGAGATCGGCTcagtcaaagctcggctcgtgtgAGCTCGACTCGAGCTCCCGTTTGGATCGGGTCCTTtgcgagtcaagccgagcaaggACAAGCTCGGCTCAAAAAGCTCGTGAGCAGCTCGATATTTTTCTTAATACTATAATTATTTTTTGCAATATTTTTAAGGGAGTTTACTTTATATCTAAttcatgaaaataaaataaactaacaaaAAAACTCGAGTATCATTTAGTATATTGGGGTCTTGAGATCCTAATTCAATAAGTGGCTATGCGAGCTTCTCAAGCAAATGATTCATGAATTAGAAGAGTCATTACCTTCCACGAAATTTTTATTATTAGTGTAGTACAATAAGAATGATAAATTAATCAGGTTTAAAATTTAGAAGTGCTAAAATGGTCTTACCAGACGCTGCATGTTGAACAATTTGTTGATTTCTACTGGAATATCAACTGCACAAGGTACAAAAGGAAAATTGGTCATGTATTTAAACATAGAAACGCCAATTTAAGTACCCTACAGAAATTTTTTATAGATGTTAAAccaaacagcaacaacaacatcagagccttaatcccaaaatgatttggggtcggctgacatgaatcatcctttagaaccgtccacgGGTgatcgcacacctcaaaatgcgaaaatatagaaaaggaaaagtgaaaaacaaaaggggagttAAACATAATAtaaaagtcaaggtaaacttataggttttaaaatcgaagtccggatttattttataaaaacttagaattta is a window encoding:
- the LOC141601302 gene encoding plant intracellular Ras-group-related LRR protein 7, with translation MGCASSKTSDSKANRVARWSSTGIVALRDSKLKTFPDEILELGRGVRTVDLTHNKIVDIPVEINKLFNMQRLIIADNLVERLPMNLGKLQSLKIMTLDGNRLTGLPDELGQLIRLEQLSVSRNLLTYLPETLGSLRNLKLLNASNNQITYLPESIGSCFALEELQANDNSIDDLPQSVCNLIHLKSLSLDNNKVKQMPSTILKECVALQSISLHNNPLSMDQFQQMEGYGEFEARRRKKFDKQIDSNVMMNSKGLDPGVDS